In the Oceanibaculum nanhaiense genome, AGATTGTCGGGATTGCTTGATTCGCTGCCGGTCAGGTTCTTCAGGGAAGCGTCGATCTGCGGAAACAGCGCAATGGCCGGTATGCCGAGTGCCGCGGCCTCCCGCGCTGCCATTGCCAGGCGATCCACGGAGTGGCGCATGACGCCCGGCATCGAGGCAACAGGCTCGCTGACGTTGCGCCCTTCCGTCACGAAGACCGGCCAGATCAGGTCGTCAACGGTGAGGGTATTCTCTCGCACCATGCGCCGCGACCAGTCGCTGCGCCGGTTGCGGCGCATCCGGACCTGTGGGAAGGCGGGAGCCCCCACGGGTGCGAGTGCTGCGGGCGCCAATGATGCCGGGGCCGCCGACCCGCCTTTATGCTTTGAAACGGGATTGTCGCCACGTGCGAAAAGTTCGTTCATTGGCTGATTCCAGGCTGACCATGCTGTGCAATGGCACGACTATAGCCATCGCGGGCAGGCGCGCGCAAGAAAGCCCTGATCGTTGTAGCCACGGCGGACCGGCTATGAGCCCCCCTAGGAGGCCCCTAAGAGGAGAGTGGAATTTCGATCGTTTCGCAGGGCTGCGGCATCTCTCGCCCCTGATTGCCGGCCCCGAAATGCGAGACCGTGGCCCCCAGGATAATGGAAGCGTTCTCGCCAGCATCCGACAATGGCAGCAACAGCCGCTCGCCGCGCAAATGGGGGTGCGTCGCCGCATGTATGGCGCCGCGAACATACACGATGGACGGCCCCTCGATGGCGCGGCGGTACTTCGGGATGATCTTCTCGGACTGCGTGTCCGTCAGTGTTTCGTCCAGATAAGTGCCAACGAGGTTACGATGGTGGAATATGTTCATTTCTTCGCCGGCCAGGCGATAACGGAACCGCCCGCTTTCGGCGATATAATCGCACATCCAAACGAACGGCAGGACCGTCCAGATTGCAACCGGATCGATATCCCGCCGGTTAGGAATCAGTGCCCCTTTACGAACCCTGAACCAATGGTCGTAGAGCGACTGCAACCTGGGATCGATGTCATTGGATAAGATACCCATCAATCGCGCCAAACGTGCCGTTTTGATTTGTTGTTGTTCTAATAGTAGAATTTTTACGAATGTTAGTTAACTTAAAGTTACCTGTCTAGAAAATATTTTAACGCAAGGCAATGAATGTCGAGTGTGACGAAAAATTTTCATATCTAAGCTAAATCCTCTTTAGATAGATTGAATAAAGCATCTGGATTTATTCAAGATACGTTTTGAGGTGCCATTCGGTAACGAACGGGAATATTCTAGGGAGAGTTTCGCTGGCGGCGGATACGCGATCCATCGGCAGTCCAGCGGTCGGGCCAAAGTTCGTGGAGCGGAACATTGATGAAATGGCTGATGACGATCTCGGCTTTCGCATATTTGGTCAGCAATGCTTTGCGGCAGGCTGATTCGCTTAGGCCATTGGTGAGCGCAAGTGCCGTTAACGTCATTCCTTTTTTTCTTACGGCAGCGGTGATGTCTGCCGGGTGCCAACCTGTTCGTGGCATTTTAGGGACCTTTTTTAATACATTTGGAGTGATAAGCACCCATATGGAGCAAGGGAAGTAAACATACGTGCAGGATAATTCTAACGTCAATTCTGAATGGAGAAGTGTACGGCAAAAACTGCATAAAAAATTATGCCTTAACCGCAAATGGTAACAAGCTAAAGAAGAGGCAATGAGCTTCGATCCAATGGATGACGCAGAAAGCCCATCGTTACGACCATTGACAAAGGATGGTCGAAGCAGGACCGAAGGGTTCTCCGAACGGGTCATGATGCTGGCACAGAATGTTGGCGGCATCATGGAATTGGCCAAACGGGCAGACCTGTCGCACCAGGTTGTCCGAAAGTATGTGCGCGGGGTTTCCGATCCTTCGCGCCAGCGGCTTGTCGCCCTGGCACGCGCCGGGGAGGTGCGTCTGGAGTGGCTTGCGACAGGCGAGGGCGGAATGCGTGCGGATGAGCACGGCCGAGATGGAGAAAAGCCGCAGGGCCCGGCCCAGGGCGATCTGGTGCCGGTCCCACTGATCGGAACCAGCCATCTCGACACCGGTTGCACAGTGCACCCGTCTGGACAACCGCCCGACGGGGAGCCGGCGCTGATCTATCTCGACATGAAGCATATGCCTGATCTGCCGGGGTTGCAGGCGTCGCAGCTTGCGATCCATGTCATGCGCGGCGACAGCATGGAGCCGACGATTCCGGCGAACACCCCCGTGCTGATCGACCGCAGCGAAGATGGTGCGCGGCCCGCCGATGACGTGTTCGTCTTCTGCCTGGAGGGGCGGGTGCTGATGAAGCGCCTGCAATGGCTGCCGGGGCGCAGGCTGCGCGTGCGCAGCGATAACCCGACCTATGAGGGGTACGACATCGATCTCAGTGTCGATCAGCCTTTTCTGCTGATCGGCCGGGTGCTCTACGCGTTGCGCCTGGTTTGAGTCGCTCGCCTCGTGCTGCGCACCCGCCGACCTGGCAGCCGATTGACAGGCGGGCGCGGCTTCGTATGATCCGGCGAAAAGCCGCCGGGGGGCGTCCGACATGAATTTTCTGCTCGATGACGACCAGCGTCTCATTCAGGAGACGGCGCGGCAGTTTGCGTCGGAACGCATGGCGCCGTCCGCGGCGGCATGGGACGAGCAGGAAATCTTCCCGGTCGAATGCCTGCGCGAGGCCGCTTCCCTTGGCTTCGCCGGCATCTATTGCGGCGAGGCCCATGGCGGCAGCGCGCTTGGCCGGCTCGACGCGGCGCTGATCTTCGAGGAACTGGCCTCGGGCTGCGTCTCCACCGCTGCTTACATCTCGATCCACAATATGGCGTCCTGGATGATCGATTGTTTCGGCAATGACGATCAGCGCGCCCGCTTCCTGCCGAAGCTCATGACGATGGAGCATTTCGCCAGCTATTGCCTGACCGAGCCAGGGGCGGGGTCGGATGCAGCATCGCTGAAGACCAGGGCGGTGCGGGATGGCGACCATTATGTGCTGAACGGCTCCAAGGCCTTCATTTCCGGCGGCGGCGACAGCGACATCTATGTCGTCATGGTCCGCACCGGCGAAGCGGGACCGAAGGGGATTTCCTGCCTGGTGGTCGAGAAGGGCACGCCTGGCCTGTCCTTCGGTCAGAAGGAACGCAAGATGGGCTGGAACAGCCAGCCGACCCGCGCCGTCATCTTCGAGGATTGCCTTGTGCCGGTCGCCAACCGACTGGGCGCAGAGGGCGACGGCTTCAAGATCGCAATGAAGGGCCTGGATGGCGGACGCATCAATATCGCTGCCTGTTCGCTTGGCGGCGCCCGCACGGCCATGCTGGCAGCGCGCGACCATATGCAGGTGCGCACCCAGTTCGGCCGCATGCTGGGCGAATTCCAGGCGCTGCAGTTCAAGCTGGCCGACATGGCGACAGAGCTGGACGCCGCGCGCCTCATGGTGCATCGCGCCGCTTGCTCGCTGGACCGCAGCGACCCGGATGCCACGCTGCAGGCGGCGATGGCCAAGCGCTTCGCCACCGATGCCGGATTTGCCGTCTGCAATGAGGCGCTGCAGATCCATGGCGGCTATGGCTATCTGCGGGATTATCCGGTCGAGCGGATCCTGCGCGACCTGCGGGTGCATCAGATTCTCGAAGGCACCAACGAAATCATGCGGGTGATCATTTCCCGCCAGCTTCTGACCAGCAATCAACAGCCTTGAACATTCAGGAAGAAACATGACGCAACCGTCAGACAATCAGCAGCAGGACATTTCCTTCACGGTCGAGGGGGGCGTTGGCATCGTCTCGCTGAATCGCCCAAAGGCGCTGAACGCGCTGACCCTGGAGATGATCCGGGAACTGGACCCACAGCTCGCGGCGTGGGAATCCGACCCGTCGGTGAAGGCGGTGCTGATCCGGGGCGAGGGCGGCAAGGCGTTCTGCGCCGGCGGCGATGTGCGCGCGGTATGGAAGTCGATCATGGAGGAGAATGGCGGCAAGCCCAGCGGGCTGTCGCGCGATTTCTTCATCAATGAATACCGGCTGAACCGTCGCATCCATCATTTCAGCAAACCCTATATCGCGCTGCTGGACGGCATCACCATGGGCGGCGGCGTCGGCCTGTCGCGCCATGGCGCGTTCCGCATCGTCACTGAGACCAGCATGATCGCCATGCCGGAGACCGCCATCGGCCTGTTCCCCGATGTCGGCGGCAGCTGGTTCCTGAACCAATGTCCGGGCTGGACCGGCTATTACCTGGCGCTGACCGGCGCACGGCTGGATGCGGCGGACGCGATCTATACCGAAATGGCCACGCATTTCGTACCGCAGGCGAAGCTGCCCGATCTGCAGGCGGCGCTGTGCGCAGCCGACTGGTCGGCGGGAACCGCTGAGGCGGTGGTCCGCAAGATCGTGCAGTCTTTCGCTGATGCTGCAGGGCAGCCGAAACTGGCGGCCAACCGCTCGGCCATTGACACATGCTTCCAGAAGAACAGCGTGCCGGCGATCCTGGCCGCGCTGGAGGCGCAGGGCGGCGCCTTCGCGCGGGAGGCGCTGGAAACCCTTGCCCATCGCTCGCCGACCTCGATGTGTGTCACCCTGGAACAGTTACGCCGGGGCCGTGGGTTGCCGATCGAGCAGGTGCTCGCAATGGAGTACCGCATGACCCAGGCCTGCATGCGCGGCCATGATTTCTTCGAGGGCATCCGCGCCGTGCTGGTGGACAAGGACCATGCCCCGAAATGGCAACCGGCCCGGATTCAGGACGTTACGCAGGAGCTGGTCGAAGGACATTTCGCGGCACCGGAGGGCGGCGAGCTGAGCTTTGCTTGAAGCAGGCGGATAAAGCCGGAGACAACAAGAACGCACCGGTATATCCGGCGAACGGGAGGGTGAAATGAAGAAAATCGGGTTTGTCGGTCTGGGCAATATGGGCGGCCCGATGGCCGCCAATCTGGTAAAGGCCGGCTTTGAGGTGACGGGCTATGATCTCGTCTCCGCCAATCTGGATGCGGCGGCCAAGGGCGGCGTCCGTCCGGCGGCGAGCCTGGCGGAGGCGGTCAGCGGGGCGGAGGCGGTGGTGACCATGCTGCCGGCCGGTGCGCATGTCCGGGCGGTCTATCAGGATGCCGGCGGTATTCTCGAATCGGTGCCGCGCGGTTGCCTGCTGATCGACAGCTCGACCATCGATGTGGCCAGCGCCCGCGCGGTCGCGGCGGCAGCGGATGAGGCCGGTATGGAGATGCTGGACGCGCCGGTTTCCGGCGGCACCGGCGGCGCCGAGGCCGGCACGCTGACCTTCATGGTCGGTGGCGCGGACCGCGCCTTCGGACGGGCGGGGTCGATCCTGCAGGCGATGGGCAAGACGATTGTGCATGCCGGCGGTGCCGGCAATGGTCAGGCCGCCAAGATATGTAATAATATGATTCTCGGTATTTCGATGATTGGCGTGTCCGAGGCTTTCGCGCTTGCGGAAAAGCTTGGACTCGACCATCAGAGGCTGTTCGACATATCGTCTACGTCTTCCGGGCAGTGCTGGTCGCTGACCAGCTATTGCCCGGTTCCGGGACCGGTTCCGACTTCGCCGGCGAATCGCGGCTACCAGCCGGGGTTCACGGCGGCGATGATGCTGAAGGATTTGAAGCTTGCGCAAGAGGCTGCCGCACAGTCTGGCGCGTCAACGCCTCTAGGCGCGGAAGCAGCGCAGCTTTACAATCTGTTTTGCGCCCAGGGAAAGGATCGGCAGGATTTTTCCGCGATCATCAATATGCTTCGCGGCGCAGAGTGAAAGCGAATTGTGTTGACGACATGGCGTGTGTTAAGCGAAGGAAATGAAAGCAAAGTCGATAGACTGAGTGCTTAAGAGAAGCGCCATGCAACTGGGGGCGAGCATACTGTGAAAGATTCGTATCTGGAGGCGATTAAGCTAATTGAGAGGCTGCATCGCCAATTCCTCGAAGTCGTAAAAACCGAACTGGATCGCAACGGCATTGAAGATATTAACAATGTTCAGGCGCTGATTCTCTTCAATATCGGCAGTGATGAGCTGACCGTGGGCGAGCTGACCAACCGGGGTTATTACCTGGGGTCGAACGTCTCCTACAATGTCCGAAAGATGGTCGAGAACGGCTATCTGATCCAGGAACGGTCGCCACATGACCGGCGTTCGATCCGTGTCCGCCTGTCCGACAAGGGGCTGGCGCTATGCAAGAACATCGCCGCCATGTTCGAACGCCACGCCAACGACCTGGCCAAGGGGATAAGCAGCACCAAGGCCCTGGAAACGGCCAGCGAATCCTATCGGGTGCTGGAGCGTTACTGGGCCGATATGCTGGATTTCCGCGGCCGGTCCTCGATGCTGGGTACTGGCTGAGCTAAAGGAACAACGCCGCCAGCAATGGCAACAATACCGCCGTCGCCAGCGCATTCAGGCCCATACCGAGGCTTGCGAACGCCCCCGCAACCTCGTTGACCTGAAGTGCGCGCGCGGTGCCGATGCCGTGCGCGGCGATGCCTGTCGCCAGTCCACGGGCACGCCAGTCACGGATTCCCAGCAGGTTCAGCGTCCAGGTCGCCAGCATCGCGCCGGCGATGCCGGTCAGCAGAACCAGCACGGCAGTCAGCGAGGGCAGGCCGCCCAGCTTCTCTGAAATGCCCATGGCAATCGGCATGGTGACCGATTTCGGCGCGATCGACAGCAGGGTCTCGCGTGTCGCCCCCATCGCCCAGGCGACGCCGACGGCGCTCGCCGCCGCTGTCGCCGACCCGACGATCACGGTCGTGATGATGGCAAGGGCCGACCGTTTCACCGCCTGGAAGTGGATGTAGAGCGGGATCGCCAGTGCCACCGTTGCCGGCCCCAGCAGGAAATGTACAAACTGCGCGCCGTCGAAATAGGTCTGATAGGGCGTCTCCGTGACCCACAACAGCGCCACCAGCAGGATGACGGCGATCAGCACCGGGTTCGCCAGCGGAAACAGCTTCAGCCGCGTATAGATGAAATGCCCGGCCTGATAGGCGATCAGCGTCAGCGTGAGGCCGAGCAGCGGCGTGGTGGAGAGATAGACCCATATCTCGCGCAGATCGGCATTCATTGCCCATTCTCCGACCGCTTGGCCTCAGGCGCGTTCCGGCGGCCGCTCAGCCGCTCGAATCCCAGCATGACCAGCGCGCTGACCGCGATGGTAACCACGGTGGAGACCAGCAGGGACACGCTGATCGCGGCCCATTGATCGGCGATCAGCGACAAATACAGCACCACGCCGACGCCGGCCGGCACGAACAGCAGCGACAGGTGTTGCAGCAGCCCGCCCGCGGTGACACGCAGGCTGTCCGGCAGGTTTCCGCGCAGCGTCAGCGTCAGGAACAGTAGCGCCATGCCGATCACCGGGCCGGGCAGGGGCAGGCCGCCCAGCCGGGCGATGGTCTCGCCGATAAGCTGGAAGAGAAGCAGCAGCGTAATCGCATTCAGCATGAAACCCCCTGTCGGTTTTTACGGCTTGGCGGTTGCCCGGCGGCGGCGCCTGCCGTTACGGTTTGGTATCGTGCGATTTCGGGCAGATGAAGGAAAGAGGCGATGGCGTTGCTCTACGGGTCCAGCTATCAGATTCCCGGAACATCGCCGGGCGCGCTGATCGCGCCGGCGGACCAGCCGGCGGGCGAGGCGGTGCTGACCCTCACGCGCTTCGATTCCGGCACGGTCGAGGAAGCCCCGCATGTGACGCCGGAGGATTGCCGGACCTGGCTGGCGGAAGCGGCCGATGCCGCGGCGCAGCTGCCGGCGGCAGAGGGGACGGCCGGCAAGCATCCAAACCGGCCGATCTTCTGGCTGCATGTCACCGGCACGCCGGACGCTGACCTGGCGCGCCGGCTGCAGGACAGTCTCGGGCTGCACCCGCTGGCGCTGGAAGATGTGATGAATGGCGGCCAGCGCCCCAAGGTGGAACTCTATGACGAGCATCTGTTCGTCGTCCTCACCCATGCCGACTATTCCGGCCTCGATCTGCGGCTGTTTCAGACCAGCCTGTTCCTGAAGGGCAATCTGGTCATCAGCATCGATGCCGGCGATGACGGGCTGTTCCAGCCGGTCCGGCAGCGTCTCGTGCAGGGCGGCCGGCTTCGCCAGCTGGGGCCGGATTACCTGCTCTATGCGCTGATCGACATGGTGGTGGACCATAAATTCCCGCTGCTGGAACGCATGGGGGCAGAGATCGAAGACCTGGAGACCGACCTGCTGGAAGACCCGCCTGCCGACGCCAACAAGCGGCTTTTGAAGCTGAAGCGCAATCTGCTGCTGCTGCGCCGCCAGCAATGGCCGGAGCGCGAGGTGCTGAACCTGCTGCTGCGCGGCGACAAGGAGATGGGCATCGGCAAGAAGACGCTGCCCTATCTGCGCGACAGCTACGACCACACCGTGCAGCTGATGGATCTGCTGGAAACCTACCGCGAGGTGGTGACCGAACTGCAGAACGCGCTGATGCTGGCGGCCAGCAACCGGCTGAACGACATCATCCGGGTGCTGGCGGTGATCTCCGTCATCTTCATGCCGCTGACTTTTATCGCCGGTGTCTATGGCATGAATTTCGACCCCCAGGCCGGCTGGCTGAACATGCCGGAACTGGGCTGGGCCTATGGTTACCCCGCAGTGATGCTTTTCATGCTCGGCCTGACGGTCGGTATGCTGTGGTTTTTCAGAAAACGCGGATGGCTGTGATCCGGTAGGCACGTTGAGGCGTACAAGTTGAAACCTGTAAATAAGATTTACGTTTAGAGAACGAAACGCCTCAACCCTACCTGACCATTCCCGGAGTACCAGAATGTTTCTTTCCAGCGGCGCTGCCGACGCGCGCGCAAAATGCGCTGCGCTCGACAAGTCCCAGGCGGTCATCGAATTCGCACCCGATGGCACCATCATCACGGCAAACCAGAACTTCCTCGATGCCATGGGTTACGGCCTGCATGAAATCCAGGGCAAGCATCATGCGATGTTCCTGGAGCCCGGTTATCGCGACAGCGCCGATTATAAGGGCTTCTGGCCGGCCCTGGCGCGCGGCGAGTTCTCGACCGGCCAGTTCAGGCGTCTGGCCAAGGGCGGCCGGGAAATCTGGCTGGAGGCCAGCTACAACCCGCTGACCGACGGGCGCGGGCGGATCTATAAGGTGGTGAAATACGCCACCGACATCACCGCCGCGAAGATGGAGGCCGCCGACACGATGGGCAAGCTGCAGGCGATCTCGCGTTCGCAGGCAGTCATCGAGTTCGAGTTGGACGGCACCATCATCACCGCCAACGAGAATTTCCTGAACACGATGGGCTACCGGCTCGACGAAGTGGTCGGCAAGCACCATGCGATGTTCGCCGACCCGGCCGAACGCGACAGTGCCGGATACCGCGCCTTCTGGGCAAAGCTGGGACGCGGCGAATTCGAGGCCGGCCAGTTCCGCCGCGTGGCCAAGGGCGGCCGGGAAGTCTGGCTGGAGGCGACCTATAACCCGATCCTGGACGCCAATGGCCGCCCCTGGAAGGTGGTAAAATTCGCCACCGACCTGAGCGCTCGCAAGCAGCAGAACGCCCGGCTGGCGGCAGAGTTCGAAACCGGCGTCCAGCAGCTGGTGAAAGATGTCGCCGGCTCCGCGCTCGGCATGGAGGAGACCGCGCAGTCGATGGCGGCGGCGGCCGACCAGTCCAACCAGCAGGCCGCGATGGTCGCGGCGGCGGCCGAGCAGCTGTCCGGCTCGGTGGATGAGATCGCCCGGCAGATCGCCGATTCCTCCGGTGTCATCGGCACTGCCGTCGCGGAGGCCAAGCGCTCCGAGGCGATGGTGAGCGAGCTGGTCGGTGCAGCGGAAAAGATCGGGCAGGTGACGCAGATCATCAGCGAGATCGCGGCGCAGACCAATCTGCTGGCGCTGAATGCCACCATCGAGGCAGCGCGGGCAGGGGAGGCCGGCAAGGGCTTCGCCGTGGTCGCCTCCGAGGTGAAGTCGCTGGCCACCCAGACTGCCAAAGCGACCGAGGAAATCGCCCAACAGATCAGGGGCATCCAGGAATCCAGCGGGGCAACCGCCTCGGCGATCCGGGAAATCGGACAGATCATCGACACGGTGAACGGGATTTCCAGCTCAATTTCCGGCGCGGTGGAGGAGCAGTCCGCCGCCACCCGCGAGATCGCCACCAACATCAACGGTGTGACCCAGGCGGCGCAGGAGACCGGGCGCTCGGCGAACAACGTGCTGGGGACGGCCCGCGCGTTGAACGGCCAGTCCAACCAGCTGAGCGGCCGTGTCGAGGACTTCCTGGTGAATGTCCGGGCGATGTAGTCGCTTATCGCAGTAGCGTTACGGCAGGAAAATTCTCTAAGATAAACGACTCTTGATTGGTGTCGTAAAAGTTACCATATGATGGTCGAGATTAGGGAATATGCCGACGAGGAAGGCTGCAGCCCTTTCGCGGATTGGTTCGAGGGGCTGGATGCGATGGCAGCGGCCAAGGTGACGGTAGCACTTGCTCGCCTTGGCACCGGGAATTTCTCGAACGTGAAGGGAGTAGGAGCGGGCCTTCTTGAATATCGAATCGATTTCGGTCCCGGCTATCGGCTGTATTTCGGCAAGGACGGCGACACTCTGGTTATCCTGCTGGCCGGTGGCACGAAGAGACGCCAGCAGAAGGATATCGAGGCGGCCCAGGCGCGCTGGGCAAACTACAAGGCGCGCAGGAAAGGGAGAGAGTGACATGCCGCTGACCCGGTCGTTCAAGGAAACGGTCCGTGCCCGCGTCCAGCGCGACCCGGCCTTTCGTGCCGCTTTGCTGACCGAGGGCGTCGAGGCGCTGCTGAGCGGCGATGTCGAAACCGGCAAGGCGGTCCTGCGTGATTACATCAACGCTACCGTTGGCTTCGAGCAGCTGGCCGCAGCCACCGGCACGCCGTCGAAAAGCTTGATGCGAATGTTCGGCCCCGCCGGAAACCCCAGCGCCCGGAATTTATTCTC is a window encoding:
- a CDS encoding PAS domain-containing protein, which translates into the protein MGILSNDIDPRLQSLYDHWFRVRKGALIPNRRDIDPVAIWTVLPFVWMCDYIAESGRFRYRLAGEEMNIFHHRNLVGTYLDETLTDTQSEKIIPKYRRAIEGPSIVYVRGAIHAATHPHLRGERLLLPLSDAGENASIILGATVSHFGAGNQGREMPQPCETIEIPLSS
- a CDS encoding helix-turn-helix domain-containing protein, producing MTRSENPSVLLRPSFVNGRNDGLSASSIGSKLIASSLACYHLRLRHNFLCSFCRTLLHSELTLELSCTYVYFPCSIWVLITPNVLKKVPKMPRTGWHPADITAAVRKKGMTLTALALTNGLSESACRKALLTKYAKAEIVISHFINVPLHELWPDRWTADGSRIRRQRNSP
- a CDS encoding S24 family peptidase, coding for MSFDPMDDAESPSLRPLTKDGRSRTEGFSERVMMLAQNVGGIMELAKRADLSHQVVRKYVRGVSDPSRQRLVALARAGEVRLEWLATGEGGMRADEHGRDGEKPQGPAQGDLVPVPLIGTSHLDTGCTVHPSGQPPDGEPALIYLDMKHMPDLPGLQASQLAIHVMRGDSMEPTIPANTPVLIDRSEDGARPADDVFVFCLEGRVLMKRLQWLPGRRLRVRSDNPTYEGYDIDLSVDQPFLLIGRVLYALRLV
- a CDS encoding isobutyryl-CoA dehydrogenase, with translation MNFLLDDDQRLIQETARQFASERMAPSAAAWDEQEIFPVECLREAASLGFAGIYCGEAHGGSALGRLDAALIFEELASGCVSTAAYISIHNMASWMIDCFGNDDQRARFLPKLMTMEHFASYCLTEPGAGSDAASLKTRAVRDGDHYVLNGSKAFISGGGDSDIYVVMVRTGEAGPKGISCLVVEKGTPGLSFGQKERKMGWNSQPTRAVIFEDCLVPVANRLGAEGDGFKIAMKGLDGGRINIAACSLGGARTAMLAARDHMQVRTQFGRMLGEFQALQFKLADMATELDAARLMVHRAACSLDRSDPDATLQAAMAKRFATDAGFAVCNEALQIHGGYGYLRDYPVERILRDLRVHQILEGTNEIMRVIISRQLLTSNQQP
- a CDS encoding enoyl-CoA hydratase/isomerase family protein, which produces MTQPSDNQQQDISFTVEGGVGIVSLNRPKALNALTLEMIRELDPQLAAWESDPSVKAVLIRGEGGKAFCAGGDVRAVWKSIMEENGGKPSGLSRDFFINEYRLNRRIHHFSKPYIALLDGITMGGGVGLSRHGAFRIVTETSMIAMPETAIGLFPDVGGSWFLNQCPGWTGYYLALTGARLDAADAIYTEMATHFVPQAKLPDLQAALCAADWSAGTAEAVVRKIVQSFADAAGQPKLAANRSAIDTCFQKNSVPAILAALEAQGGAFAREALETLAHRSPTSMCVTLEQLRRGRGLPIEQVLAMEYRMTQACMRGHDFFEGIRAVLVDKDHAPKWQPARIQDVTQELVEGHFAAPEGGELSFA
- the mmsB gene encoding 3-hydroxyisobutyrate dehydrogenase, with product MKKIGFVGLGNMGGPMAANLVKAGFEVTGYDLVSANLDAAAKGGVRPAASLAEAVSGAEAVVTMLPAGAHVRAVYQDAGGILESVPRGCLLIDSSTIDVASARAVAAAADEAGMEMLDAPVSGGTGGAEAGTLTFMVGGADRAFGRAGSILQAMGKTIVHAGGAGNGQAAKICNNMILGISMIGVSEAFALAEKLGLDHQRLFDISSTSSGQCWSLTSYCPVPGPVPTSPANRGYQPGFTAAMMLKDLKLAQEAAAQSGASTPLGAEAAQLYNLFCAQGKDRQDFSAIINMLRGAE
- a CDS encoding MarR family winged helix-turn-helix transcriptional regulator, which encodes MKDSYLEAIKLIERLHRQFLEVVKTELDRNGIEDINNVQALILFNIGSDELTVGELTNRGYYLGSNVSYNVRKMVENGYLIQERSPHDRRSIRVRLSDKGLALCKNIAAMFERHANDLAKGISSTKALETASESYRVLERYWADMLDFRGRSSMLGTG
- a CDS encoding LrgB family protein; translated protein: MNADLREIWVYLSTTPLLGLTLTLIAYQAGHFIYTRLKLFPLANPVLIAVILLVALLWVTETPYQTYFDGAQFVHFLLGPATVALAIPLYIHFQAVKRSALAIITTVIVGSATAAASAVGVAWAMGATRETLLSIAPKSVTMPIAMGISEKLGGLPSLTAVLVLLTGIAGAMLATWTLNLLGIRDWRARGLATGIAAHGIGTARALQVNEVAGAFASLGMGLNALATAVLLPLLAALFL
- a CDS encoding CidA/LrgA family protein; protein product: MLNAITLLLLFQLIGETIARLGGLPLPGPVIGMALLFLTLTLRGNLPDSLRVTAGGLLQHLSLLFVPAGVGVVLYLSLIADQWAAISVSLLVSTVVTIAVSALVMLGFERLSGRRNAPEAKRSENGQ
- the corA gene encoding magnesium/cobalt transporter CorA, with translation MALLYGSSYQIPGTSPGALIAPADQPAGEAVLTLTRFDSGTVEEAPHVTPEDCRTWLAEAADAAAQLPAAEGTAGKHPNRPIFWLHVTGTPDADLARRLQDSLGLHPLALEDVMNGGQRPKVELYDEHLFVVLTHADYSGLDLRLFQTSLFLKGNLVISIDAGDDGLFQPVRQRLVQGGRLRQLGPDYLLYALIDMVVDHKFPLLERMGAEIEDLETDLLEDPPADANKRLLKLKRNLLLLRRQQWPEREVLNLLLRGDKEMGIGKKTLPYLRDSYDHTVQLMDLLETYREVVTELQNALMLAASNRLNDIIRVLAVISVIFMPLTFIAGVYGMNFDPQAGWLNMPELGWAYGYPAVMLFMLGLTVGMLWFFRKRGWL
- a CDS encoding methyl-accepting chemotaxis protein produces the protein MFLSSGAADARAKCAALDKSQAVIEFAPDGTIITANQNFLDAMGYGLHEIQGKHHAMFLEPGYRDSADYKGFWPALARGEFSTGQFRRLAKGGREIWLEASYNPLTDGRGRIYKVVKYATDITAAKMEAADTMGKLQAISRSQAVIEFELDGTIITANENFLNTMGYRLDEVVGKHHAMFADPAERDSAGYRAFWAKLGRGEFEAGQFRRVAKGGREVWLEATYNPILDANGRPWKVVKFATDLSARKQQNARLAAEFETGVQQLVKDVAGSALGMEETAQSMAAAADQSNQQAAMVAAAAEQLSGSVDEIARQIADSSGVIGTAVAEAKRSEAMVSELVGAAEKIGQVTQIISEIAAQTNLLALNATIEAARAGEAGKGFAVVASEVKSLATQTAKATEEIAQQIRGIQESSGATASAIREIGQIIDTVNGISSSISGAVEEQSAATREIATNINGVTQAAQETGRSANNVLGTARALNGQSNQLSGRVEDFLVNVRAM
- a CDS encoding type II toxin-antitoxin system RelE/ParE family toxin; the encoded protein is MMVEIREYADEEGCSPFADWFEGLDAMAAAKVTVALARLGTGNFSNVKGVGAGLLEYRIDFGPGYRLYFGKDGDTLVILLAGGTKRRQQKDIEAAQARWANYKARRKGRE
- a CDS encoding helix-turn-helix domain-containing transcriptional regulator, which translates into the protein MPLTRSFKETVRARVQRDPAFRAALLTEGVEALLSGDVETGKAVLRDYINATVGFEQLAAATGTPSKSLMRMFGPAGNPSARNLFSVIGELQKAAGVNLQVHTA